The Corynebacterium jeddahense genome has a window encoding:
- a CDS encoding HAD family hydrolase, whose product MPAAAPRLIVSDIDGTFITSAGRVTPRLRSAVVRAVDAGAYFGLATGRPHRWLIPVLEQLPLAPVCVCANGAVVYDPSSDTVLHAFELAPDAMADVVGAVERALDGVPHGYGVERVGSSALDPEDECFLITPEYNPDAWDSRFGVVDTQTLISEPAAKLLVRCAAMTSAQMYELIAPAVDAELAHATYSMDEGLIEFSLPGVNKAAGAQFLAERYGVGASEVIAFGDMPNDIELLTWAGTGVAMANASPVLHDAADMVTLANDEFGVAAVLERWF is encoded by the coding sequence ATGCCCGCCGCCGCGCCCCGCCTCATCGTCTCGGACATCGACGGCACCTTCATCACCTCCGCCGGCCGCGTGACCCCACGCCTGCGCTCCGCGGTGGTGCGCGCGGTGGACGCCGGCGCGTACTTCGGCCTGGCCACGGGGCGGCCGCACCGCTGGCTCATCCCGGTGCTTGAGCAGCTCCCGCTCGCGCCGGTGTGCGTGTGCGCGAACGGCGCGGTGGTCTACGACCCGTCATCCGACACCGTCCTCCACGCCTTCGAGCTCGCCCCGGACGCGATGGCCGACGTGGTCGGCGCGGTCGAGCGCGCGCTCGATGGTGTGCCGCACGGCTACGGGGTGGAGCGCGTCGGCTCGTCGGCGCTCGACCCGGAGGACGAGTGCTTCCTCATCACGCCCGAGTACAACCCGGACGCGTGGGACAGCCGCTTCGGTGTCGTGGACACGCAGACGCTCATCAGCGAGCCCGCCGCGAAGTTGCTCGTGCGCTGCGCCGCGATGACGTCGGCACAGATGTACGAGCTCATCGCGCCGGCCGTGGACGCCGAGCTCGCGCACGCGACCTACTCCATGGACGAGGGCCTCATCGAGTTCTCGCTGCCCGGCGTGAACAAGGCCGCCGGCGCGCAGTTCTTGGCCGAGCGATACGGGGTGGGGGCAAGCGAGGTGATCGCGTTCGGCGACATGCCCAACGACATCGAGCTGCTCACCTGGGCGGGCACCGGCGTGGCCATGGCCAACGCCTCGCCGGTGCTGCACGACGCGGCGGACATGGTGACGCTGGCCAACGATGAGTTCGGCGTCGCTGCGGTGCTCGAGCGCTGGTTCTAG
- a CDS encoding lysophospholipid acyltransferase family protein, with protein sequence MDTRRYRGFTVPRFYEGIAANRDEAVERFYQRLVGSMRTLMRALRIDTTVIGAEHIPAQGGALIAGNHTGYADFILLGTGPFLHGERLVRFMAKASVFDVPVLGHVLRVMKHVPVDRARGGDSIAPAVEMLRGGNLVGIFPEATISRSFELAHFKTGAARIAYQAGVPLIPCVMWGSQRIWTKDLPKHFHNVPVIVRYGEPVELTGDAEADTAELKRRMQELLDASRAEYTALAGPGTGEAWMPVALGGTAPTVEEAERIYARERAERDAKKAAKQAKRARKVRK encoded by the coding sequence ATGGATACGCGCCGATACCGCGGATTTACCGTCCCGCGCTTCTACGAGGGCATCGCCGCGAACCGCGACGAGGCGGTCGAGCGGTTTTACCAGCGGCTCGTTGGATCCATGCGCACCCTCATGCGGGCGCTGCGCATCGACACCACGGTCATCGGCGCGGAGCACATCCCCGCACAGGGCGGCGCCCTCATCGCCGGCAACCACACCGGCTACGCGGACTTCATCTTGCTGGGCACCGGCCCGTTCCTCCACGGGGAGCGCCTCGTGCGCTTCATGGCCAAGGCTTCCGTCTTCGACGTCCCCGTCCTCGGCCATGTGCTGCGGGTGATGAAGCACGTGCCGGTCGATCGCGCCCGCGGCGGCGACTCCATCGCGCCCGCGGTGGAGATGCTGCGCGGCGGCAACTTGGTGGGCATCTTCCCCGAGGCCACCATCTCGCGCTCCTTCGAGCTCGCCCACTTCAAAACCGGCGCCGCGCGCATCGCCTACCAGGCCGGCGTGCCGCTCATCCCGTGCGTGATGTGGGGTTCCCAGCGCATCTGGACCAAGGATCTGCCGAAGCACTTCCACAACGTGCCGGTCATCGTCCGCTACGGCGAGCCCGTGGAGCTCACCGGCGACGCCGAGGCGGACACCGCCGAGCTCAAGCGCAGGATGCAAGAGCTTCTCGACGCCTCACGGGCCGAGTACACCGCCCTCGCCGGCCCAGGCACCGGCGAGGCCTGGATGCCCGTCGCCCTCGGCGGCACCGCCCCGACCGTTGAGGAGGCGGAGCGGATCTACGCCCGCGAGCGGGCCGAGCGTGACGCGAAGAAGGCTGCGAAGCAGGCAAAGCGCGCCCGGAAGGTCCGGAAGTAG
- the serS gene encoding serine--tRNA ligase — translation MIDLKRVRENPEEVRASQRARGEDPALVDELLAADEARRSAIQAADELRAEQKAFGKKIGQATPEERPALLEGSNELKARVKEAEAAQAEAEEKVSKLQYSIGNVIEGAPAGGEEDFIVLEHVGEVPEFDFEVKDHLDLGEALGIIDMKRGTKVGGARFYYLVGDGAWMQLGMLMLAAQKAREAGFKVVIPPVLVRPEIMAGTGFLDQHDEEIYYLERDDMYLVGTSEVALAGLHQDEIIDLSDGPLLYAGWSSCFRREAGSYGKDTKGILRVHQFDKLEMFVYCKPEDAEAMHQKLLGLEREMLAAVEVPYRVIDVAAGDLGSSAARKFDTEAWVPSQGTYRELTSTSNCTTFQARRLSMRYRDADGKTQTAATLNGTLATTRWLVAILENNQQADGSVRVPEALRPWVGKDVLTP, via the coding sequence GTGATTGATCTCAAGCGTGTGCGCGAAAACCCAGAGGAAGTCCGGGCGTCCCAGCGGGCCCGCGGCGAGGATCCGGCGCTCGTCGACGAGCTGCTGGCCGCCGACGAAGCGCGCCGCTCCGCCATCCAGGCGGCGGACGAGCTGCGCGCGGAGCAGAAGGCGTTCGGCAAGAAGATCGGCCAGGCCACGCCGGAGGAGCGCCCGGCGCTGCTCGAGGGGTCGAACGAGCTCAAGGCGCGCGTGAAGGAGGCGGAAGCGGCGCAGGCGGAGGCGGAGGAGAAGGTCAGCAAGCTCCAGTACTCCATCGGCAACGTCATCGAGGGCGCGCCCGCCGGCGGCGAGGAGGACTTCATCGTCCTCGAGCACGTCGGCGAGGTCCCGGAGTTCGACTTCGAGGTCAAGGACCACCTCGACCTCGGTGAGGCGCTGGGCATCATCGACATGAAGCGCGGCACGAAGGTCGGTGGCGCGCGCTTCTACTACCTTGTGGGCGACGGCGCGTGGATGCAGCTCGGCATGCTCATGCTCGCCGCGCAGAAGGCCCGGGAGGCCGGCTTCAAGGTGGTCATCCCGCCGGTGCTCGTGCGCCCGGAGATCATGGCCGGCACCGGCTTCCTCGACCAGCACGACGAGGAGATCTACTACCTCGAGCGCGACGACATGTACCTCGTGGGCACCTCCGAGGTCGCGCTCGCGGGCCTGCACCAGGACGAGATCATCGACCTCTCCGACGGCCCCCTGCTCTACGCCGGCTGGTCCTCCTGCTTCCGCCGCGAGGCCGGCTCGTACGGCAAGGACACGAAGGGCATCCTGCGCGTCCACCAGTTCGACAAACTCGAGATGTTCGTCTACTGCAAGCCCGAGGACGCCGAGGCCATGCACCAGAAGCTGCTTGGCCTTGAGCGCGAAATGCTCGCCGCCGTCGAGGTGCCATACCGCGTCATCGACGTCGCGGCGGGCGACCTCGGTTCCTCGGCCGCCCGCAAGTTCGACACGGAGGCCTGGGTGCCGTCGCAAGGCACGTACCGCGAGCTCACCTCCACCTCGAACTGCACCACCTTCCAGGCCCGCCGCCTCTCCATGCGCTACCGCGACGCCGACGGCAAGACCCAGACCGCGGCGACGCTCAACGGCACCCTGGCCACGACGCGCTGGCTCGTGGCCATCCTGGAGAACAACCAGCAGGCGGACGGGTCCGTGCGTGTGCCGGAGGCGCTGCGTCCGTGGGTGGGCAAGGATGTGTTGACGCCCTAA
- a CDS encoding GntR family transcriptional regulator, translated as MITDGPVPKHEQLRLILEEMCDNELSPGDPLPGERALEEAYGVSRITVRRAIGDLVAAGRLRRVRGKGTFVAPAPLVSRLHLASFSDEMKAQRVEASSRILLSERTAPPEDVATYFGSPPNAPHIHLRRLRLGDGEPYAVDDAWYNAALVPDLLENDVYHSVYTLLEEEYGLGITEAEQTVSAVAAGAHNAPLLDVALDTALLHIVRYARSGAHNVEFCSSVYRTDRYRLTTRVARDVE; from the coding sequence ATGATCACCGACGGGCCGGTCCCCAAACACGAGCAGCTGCGCTTGATCCTCGAGGAGATGTGCGACAACGAGCTCTCCCCGGGCGACCCCCTGCCTGGCGAGCGCGCCCTCGAGGAGGCGTACGGCGTCTCGCGCATCACGGTGCGCCGCGCCATCGGCGACCTCGTCGCGGCCGGGCGGCTGCGCCGCGTGCGCGGCAAGGGCACGTTCGTCGCCCCCGCGCCGCTCGTGAGCAGGCTCCACCTCGCCAGCTTCTCCGACGAGATGAAGGCGCAGCGCGTCGAGGCGTCGTCACGCATCCTGCTCTCGGAGCGCACGGCTCCGCCGGAGGACGTCGCAACGTACTTCGGCTCTCCCCCGAACGCGCCGCACATCCACCTGCGCCGGCTCCGGCTTGGCGACGGCGAGCCGTACGCCGTCGACGACGCCTGGTACAATGCGGCGCTCGTGCCGGACCTGCTGGAAAACGACGTTTACCACTCCGTCTACACCCTGCTCGAGGAGGAGTACGGCCTCGGCATCACCGAGGCGGAGCAGACCGTCTCCGCCGTCGCCGCCGGCGCCCACAACGCCCCGCTGCTCGACGTCGCGCTGGACACCGCCCTGCTGCACATCGTGCGCTACGCCCGCAGCGGCGCGCACAACGTGGAGTTCTGCTCCTCGGTCTACCGCACCGACCGCTACCGGCTGACTACCCGGGTCGCACGCGACGTGGAATAA
- a CDS encoding septum formation family protein — MASKTTTLRAFLIAALAGSVAAGTYGLAADAPETDERAEGTSAATTAPDDAPASFTTADAGSCLTWETAADGTISKFEQADCAGEHRFEVSLRQDLATYPTAEFGPDAPMPNQTRQAQLREELCGAATLHYLGGKFDPNGRYSIAPILPPADAWERGDRTMLCGLQETDRAGEPVLTTGKVADQDQARVFEPGQCVSIGDTNTLTAVECADPHQLEITSKVDLAGVFPDRTPSVEDQDKHLQDVCTQAAQDYLGGEEQLYQIALRPFWTTQPAAAWEGGSRSVNCALVYSRPEGQFATLAGSAKEGREHLRIDDAPPPERPARRPLRSEQPGGQPATSSQVTVPPNPNDAGAAQDPAPAQQDVQQDTGQDPYTGY, encoded by the coding sequence ATGGCTTCCAAGACGACCACGCTGCGCGCGTTCCTCATCGCCGCGCTGGCGGGTTCGGTCGCGGCCGGCACGTACGGGCTGGCGGCTGACGCGCCCGAGACCGACGAGCGCGCCGAGGGCACGTCGGCGGCGACGACGGCGCCCGACGATGCGCCGGCGTCGTTCACCACCGCCGACGCCGGCTCGTGCCTGACCTGGGAGACCGCCGCGGACGGCACCATCTCCAAGTTCGAGCAGGCGGACTGCGCCGGTGAGCACCGCTTCGAGGTCTCCCTGCGCCAGGACCTGGCCACCTACCCCACGGCGGAGTTCGGCCCCGACGCGCCGATGCCGAACCAGACGCGCCAGGCCCAGCTGCGCGAGGAGCTCTGCGGCGCGGCGACGCTGCACTACCTGGGCGGCAAGTTCGACCCGAACGGGCGCTACTCCATCGCCCCGATCCTCCCGCCCGCCGACGCGTGGGAGCGCGGCGACCGCACCATGCTGTGCGGGCTGCAGGAGACGGACCGGGCGGGCGAGCCGGTGCTCACCACGGGCAAGGTCGCCGACCAGGACCAGGCGCGCGTCTTCGAGCCCGGCCAGTGCGTCTCCATCGGCGACACGAACACGCTCACCGCCGTCGAGTGCGCCGACCCGCACCAGCTGGAGATCACGAGCAAGGTCGACCTCGCCGGCGTCTTCCCAGACCGCACGCCGAGCGTCGAGGACCAGGACAAACACCTCCAAGACGTGTGTACCCAGGCCGCGCAGGATTACCTCGGCGGCGAGGAGCAGCTCTACCAGATCGCGCTACGCCCGTTCTGGACCACGCAGCCCGCCGCCGCCTGGGAGGGCGGCTCGCGCAGCGTGAACTGCGCGCTCGTCTACTCGCGCCCGGAGGGCCAGTTCGCCACCCTCGCCGGCTCCGCGAAGGAGGGCAGGGAGCACCTGCGTATCGACGACGCTCCGCCACCCGAACGCCCCGCCCGCCGCCCACTGCGCTCGGAGCAGCCCGGCGGCCAGCCGGCCACGTCCTCGCAGGTGACGGTCCCGCCGAACCCGAACGACGCCGGGGCCGCACAGGATCCGGCGCCCGCGCAGCAAGACGTCCAGCAGGACACGGGCCAAGACCCGTACACGGGGTACTGA
- a CDS encoding metallopeptidase family protein: protein MLPVSDEAFEEMIDDALDTIPDEFARNMHNMVILARDYNPDNPTLLGLFEGVPLPEQHSNHTGFLPDAVFIYKNALEAICVDEEQLRHEVKVTVLHEVGHYFGLEEHELHALGWG, encoded by the coding sequence ATGCTCCCGGTCAGCGACGAGGCGTTCGAGGAAATGATCGACGACGCCTTGGACACCATCCCCGACGAGTTCGCCCGCAACATGCACAACATGGTGATCCTCGCCCGGGACTACAACCCGGACAACCCCACCCTCCTCGGGCTGTTCGAGGGCGTGCCGCTGCCGGAGCAGCACTCGAACCACACAGGCTTCCTGCCGGACGCGGTGTTCATCTACAAAAACGCCCTCGAGGCGATCTGCGTCGACGAGGAGCAGCTACGCCACGAGGTGAAGGTGACCGTCCTCCACGAGGTCGGCCACTACTTCGGGCTCGAGGAGCACGAGCTCCACGCACTGGGCTGGGGCTGA
- the pheA gene encoding prephenate dehydratase, with the protein MAAVTRVAYLGPAGTFTEEAARRFDIPGAQYVPVDSPAAALSAVDAGEADYAVCAIENSIDGAVTTTMDALAATPSARIVGETELAIAFAVMTRPGQMLDDASRLATHPVAHQQVKRWAGEHLPRAEFIPASSNAAAAKMVADGAADVAVAPERAAALHGLEVHARGVADSGTARTRFVLVAKQPALPAPTGDDRTAVVFRTRNEPGALVRVLQEFAARGVDMTRIESRPTREEPNTYDFFVDLAGHADEEAVAGALEAGAAHTTRLRLLGTWPRAARGPQPQPSAWSSCSSSPK; encoded by the coding sequence GTGGCCGCAGTGACGCGCGTCGCCTACCTCGGCCCCGCCGGCACGTTCACGGAGGAGGCCGCCCGCCGCTTCGACATCCCTGGCGCGCAGTACGTCCCCGTCGACTCGCCGGCTGCCGCCCTTTCCGCCGTCGACGCGGGCGAGGCCGACTACGCGGTGTGCGCCATCGAGAATTCCATCGACGGCGCCGTGACCACCACCATGGACGCGCTCGCCGCCACGCCGAGCGCGCGCATCGTGGGGGAGACGGAGCTCGCCATCGCGTTCGCCGTCATGACGCGGCCGGGGCAGATGCTTGACGACGCCTCCCGGCTCGCCACCCACCCCGTCGCCCACCAGCAGGTCAAGCGCTGGGCCGGCGAACACCTACCCCGCGCTGAGTTCATCCCCGCCTCCTCCAACGCCGCCGCGGCGAAGATGGTCGCGGACGGCGCCGCCGACGTGGCGGTCGCCCCGGAACGGGCCGCAGCGCTGCACGGGCTGGAGGTGCACGCCCGGGGCGTGGCCGACTCTGGCACGGCGCGGACCAGGTTCGTGCTCGTCGCAAAGCAACCCGCCCTCCCGGCGCCGACCGGCGACGACCGCACCGCCGTCGTCTTCCGCACGAGGAACGAGCCCGGCGCGCTGGTGCGCGTGTTGCAGGAGTTTGCGGCGCGCGGCGTGGACATGACGCGCATCGAGTCGCGGCCCACGCGCGAGGAGCCGAACACGTACGACTTCTTCGTGGACCTGGCGGGCCACGCAGACGAGGAGGCGGTCGCGGGCGCGCTGGAGGCCGGGGCCGCGCACACCACCAGGCTGCGGCTGCTGGGCACCTGGCCGCGCGCGGCGCGAGGGCCTCAGCCCCAGCCCAGTGCGTGGAGCTCGTGCTCCTCGAGCCCGAAGTAG